A region of uncultured Desulfobacter sp. DNA encodes the following proteins:
- a CDS encoding DNA modification system-associated small protein — MINLSKQDKDLLEELCIQHDVSVEKVVKLLLTVREYEFKERRTGIYAALKKIVLEKKGS, encoded by the coding sequence ATGATCAATTTGTCGAAACAGGATAAAGACCTGCTGGAAGAACTGTGTATCCAACATGATGTCAGTGTTGAAAAGGTGGTCAAGCTGCTGTTAACCGTACGGGAGTATGAATTCAAGGAGCGGCGCACCGGTATTTATGCGGCATTGAAAAAAATCGTTCTGGAAAAAAAAGGGAGCTGA
- a CDS encoding restriction endonuclease subunit S: MAVWSEVALTELKHGRVDSEFYKPDYIEIERQLLNNANIELKSISKKIDVGHVGSMVQNYCQEGVILLQTQQIDQFFLNLNNCVKITPAFHKKLKKSQIHKGDILVARSGSFGKASIYLDEDTINSADIIIIDIQESIISKGFFLSFLNSRFGSEQLIRFASGGVQGHVNLKILESLIIPIINIYQQEMICKLLKKSYAARKKSNELYDQAQGVIGQEFGLYDIKFQDVVDYETSFSDISSAFRIDAQCYNPNYIAYEKHLKKKNVDYTFLRLLISSMDKGKQMPINSSGTMPYASIKDIDGIELVAESYCFPTKEAQIATSGNLLLAITGATIGKIGIVNQYEKLAFSGDLLKLEICNNINPFYLLAVMQSQIGQSQCSRWITGSTNGHLSPKDVGKIVIPRLETAKEEYISQKLKESLRLKEESKQFLEQVTQMVEDLIEQAAGQT; the protein is encoded by the coding sequence ATGGCTGTTTGGAGTGAAGTCGCTTTAACAGAATTAAAACATGGCAGAGTGGACTCTGAATTCTATAAGCCCGATTATATAGAAATAGAAAGACAATTATTAAACAATGCGAATATAGAATTAAAGAGCATTTCAAAAAAAATTGATGTTGGGCATGTTGGCAGTATGGTGCAAAACTATTGTCAAGAAGGGGTAATATTATTACAAACTCAACAAATTGATCAATTTTTTTTGAATTTAAATAATTGTGTCAAAATTACGCCGGCATTTCATAAAAAGCTAAAGAAATCACAAATTCATAAGGGCGACATTCTGGTTGCCAGGAGCGGTTCATTTGGAAAGGCAAGTATTTATTTAGATGAAGACACAATAAATTCTGCGGATATCATTATAATTGATATCCAAGAATCTATTATATCAAAAGGATTTTTCCTGAGCTTTTTAAATTCCAGATTCGGCTCCGAGCAATTAATTCGCTTTGCAAGTGGAGGCGTGCAGGGGCATGTGAATTTAAAAATATTGGAGAGTCTTATCATCCCGATAATAAATATATATCAGCAGGAAATGATCTGCAAACTGTTAAAAAAATCATATGCTGCAAGAAAAAAATCTAACGAACTATATGATCAAGCACAAGGTGTCATTGGACAAGAATTTGGGCTGTATGATATTAAATTTCAAGACGTTGTGGATTATGAGACAAGCTTTAGTGACATTTCAAGTGCATTTAGAATAGATGCCCAGTGTTATAACCCGAATTATATCGCTTACGAAAAACACTTAAAGAAAAAAAATGTGGATTATACATTTCTTAGACTGTTAATATCTTCAATGGATAAAGGGAAGCAAATGCCAATTAATTCTTCGGGAACAATGCCTTATGCAAGTATCAAAGATATTGATGGTATTGAACTTGTGGCAGAATCTTATTGTTTTCCAACAAAAGAGGCTCAGATTGCAACAAGTGGAAATCTTTTGCTGGCAATCACCGGCGCAACCATAGGAAAAATCGGTATAGTAAATCAATATGAAAAACTTGCCTTTAGTGGAGACTTATTAAAGCTTGAAATATGTAACAATATTAATCCATTTTATTTATTAGCTGTTATGCAAAGTCAAATTGGTCAGAGTCAGTGCAGCCGGTGGATCACCGGGTCAACCAACGGACATCTCTCACCTAAAGATGTTGGCAAAATAGTAATCCCAAGGCTTGAAACTGCGAAAGAAGAATATATTTCACAAAAATTGAAAGAGTCTTTACGTCTTAAAGAGGAATCCAAACAATTCCTTGAACAAGTTACACAAATGGTGGAGGATCTCATTGAACAGGCTGCGGGGCAAACATGA
- a CDS encoding PDDEXK nuclease domain-containing protein: MSEKNEFTFDPLFDRISAILDQSRYRIVRTVNSQIVSAYWHIGREIFEALQAGEKRAQYGQKLLEQLSEKLQARYGKGFSTTNLKYFRSFYQVYPDRLSSIGHPPGDQFKLPATGHPVGDQLGPDNGFHPDLSWSHYRVLMRVENEKARQFYEKEALAGTWSRRQLERQINSLFYERILASKDKKGMLVQARQEAAGPLDVTNVLKDPYVLEFLNLPDAEQIHESTLETAIITNLQQFLLELGKGFSFVARQKRMRFEDEDFYIDLVFYNFHLKCFLLIDLKIGKLTYQDIGQMDGYVRMFEANYKVEGDYPTIGLILCSEKNEAVARYSVLNESKQLFAAKYVTYLPSEEELERELHRERRRLEEAN, translated from the coding sequence ATGAGCGAAAAAAATGAATTCACCTTTGACCCTCTGTTTGACCGGATTTCCGCCATCCTGGACCAGTCCCGGTATAGAATCGTTCGCACCGTAAATTCCCAAATCGTTTCAGCCTACTGGCATATCGGCAGAGAAATTTTTGAGGCACTTCAGGCTGGGGAAAAAAGGGCACAATACGGTCAAAAGCTGCTGGAACAGCTTTCGGAAAAACTACAGGCCCGATACGGTAAGGGCTTTTCCACCACCAACTTGAAATACTTCAGATCCTTTTACCAAGTCTACCCGGACCGACTATCCTCAATTGGTCACCCACCGGGTGACCAATTCAAATTGCCTGCAACAGGTCACCCGGTGGGTGACCAATTGGGACCGGATAACGGCTTTCACCCGGATTTAAGCTGGTCCCACTACCGGGTGCTGATGCGGGTTGAAAATGAAAAAGCCCGGCAGTTTTACGAAAAAGAAGCCCTGGCCGGCACCTGGAGCCGGCGGCAACTGGAACGGCAGATCAACTCCTTGTTTTACGAACGGATTCTGGCCAGCAAGGATAAAAAAGGGATGCTGGTCCAGGCCAGGCAGGAGGCGGCCGGGCCCCTTGATGTAACGAATGTTTTAAAAGACCCTTATGTTCTGGAATTTTTAAACCTGCCCGACGCAGAACAAATTCACGAATCCACTCTGGAAACAGCCATTATCACCAATTTGCAGCAATTTTTGCTGGAGCTTGGCAAAGGCTTTTCATTTGTGGCCCGGCAAAAAAGGATGCGGTTTGAGGATGAAGATTTTTACATTGATCTGGTGTTTTACAATTTTCACCTGAAATGCTTTTTACTGATTGATCTGAAAATCGGGAAGCTGACCTATCAGGATATCGGGCAGATGGACGGCTATGTCCGGATGTTTGAGGCCAATTATAAGGTTGAGGGCGATTACCCCACCATCGGACTGATCCTGTGTTCTGAAAAAAATGAAGCCGTGGCCCGGTACTCGGTTTTAAATGAGAGCAAACAATTATTTGCGGCAAAGTATGTGACCTACCTGCCCAGCGAGGAAGAATTAGAAAGAGAGCTTCACCGGGAACGCCGACGTTTAGAGGAGGCCAATTAA
- a CDS encoding N-6 DNA methylase: MDTKKLIDKIFKDPKTKYDLSEFDTLGKTFEEIIDIYPKQTDAGRDIGKVKYFLKSFVPLASGKEEIQVFAEGGKSCPEEIVRQLWIYKLIHTYGYQADEIELEKSVYFGSTEGTKAADIVVYTDNSKQTPKIIVEVKKPKRKDGIEQLKSYLNAEGSPVGLWSNGSISDRIILYRPYPKDFNDTLSELPKRNQQPRDVLEARRTLGHLERHFNFKEIIQGLEELVLADSGKDEFNEIFKLIFAKIWDEKEADENRPGKEVEFCKALDPEITYDRINNLFRKACDEWPGIFRDNENIELTKRHLHVCIGNIERVRLMGSNLRIMDDAFEYLLPTEAKKKKGQFFTPRHVVEMCVRMLNPTQKEYVMDPACGSAGFLLHAMEWCYPADNHADRELRMHKYASKYLWGVDFEERAAKTSRALMLIAGDGHTKIFGPDVSSLDPKTWHETMSGQTLMQELVKAKLLSRNIDPEDKDKILKDDDLSWKYFDNLQFNVVLANPPFAGEMKDKAMLGHYDLAKPALKRAKNKSAKEERDVLFIERIMKFLKPGGRAAIVLPQGKFNNSSLAFIREWILRKARLLAVVGLHPNTFKPHTGTKTSVLFVQKYTEQQLAEIEKVKQEVQASCPDYASQIKDLIQTHVYETDIPEQEIPEEVMEMIQENFSDPEPEDLGITMDEEDQGFGIAADGTPDLEDQLEQAGEQISGLRKEILKTKTQMMDLDSDLEALDQKTAQEIDLISQNWEGTKKDLNKELKPIKEKLKADTKTLKAEQKETRKKLKAMIVSLEKNLVLAEEAKKRLTLKGRLELAIEDGEMIEGLKLRWIDAEVAKKLDYPIFMAVSERGGKNNSGDYEYQMDSDGNILEDASGQPLIDQDLVNYSLKHNDLSDASALPEESLCVAEAFVRFAQKHDLDFWRVG, from the coding sequence ATGGACACCAAAAAACTGATTGATAAAATATTTAAAGACCCGAAGACAAAGTATGACTTAAGTGAATTTGACACTCTTGGTAAAACATTTGAAGAAATTATTGATATCTATCCCAAACAAACCGATGCCGGCAGGGATATCGGCAAGGTAAAATATTTTTTAAAAAGCTTCGTTCCCCTTGCTTCGGGGAAAGAGGAAATTCAGGTATTTGCTGAAGGCGGAAAGTCCTGTCCTGAAGAGATTGTGAGACAGCTCTGGATTTATAAGCTGATTCACACCTATGGCTATCAGGCCGATGAGATTGAGTTGGAAAAAAGTGTATATTTCGGTTCTACAGAAGGAACAAAAGCTGCGGATATCGTTGTTTATACGGATAATTCGAAACAGACACCTAAAATTATTGTTGAAGTTAAAAAGCCCAAACGAAAAGACGGTATAGAGCAGCTTAAAAGTTATCTGAATGCCGAAGGGTCGCCGGTGGGCCTTTGGTCCAACGGCAGTATCAGCGACCGAATAATCCTTTACCGACCATATCCCAAAGATTTTAATGATACTTTATCCGAGCTTCCCAAGCGGAACCAGCAACCCAGGGATGTGTTGGAAGCCAGGCGTACCCTTGGTCACCTGGAGCGGCACTTTAACTTCAAGGAGATCATCCAGGGTCTTGAAGAGCTGGTTCTGGCGGACAGCGGCAAAGATGAATTCAACGAAATTTTCAAATTAATTTTTGCCAAAATCTGGGATGAAAAAGAGGCGGATGAAAACCGGCCGGGTAAAGAGGTGGAATTTTGTAAAGCACTGGATCCTGAAATCACATATGACCGGATCAACAATCTGTTTCGTAAGGCTTGTGACGAGTGGCCGGGGATTTTTCGGGACAACGAGAACATTGAGCTGACCAAACGTCATCTGCATGTCTGCATCGGTAATATCGAGCGGGTCCGGCTTATGGGATCAAACCTGCGAATCATGGATGATGCCTTTGAATATCTGCTCCCCACAGAGGCCAAAAAAAAAAAGGGGCAGTTTTTTACCCCCCGGCATGTGGTGGAAATGTGCGTGCGCATGCTCAATCCCACCCAGAAAGAATATGTGATGGACCCGGCCTGCGGGTCGGCAGGCTTTTTGCTCCATGCCATGGAGTGGTGTTATCCGGCAGATAACCATGCGGACCGGGAGTTGCGCATGCATAAATATGCGTCAAAATATTTATGGGGTGTCGATTTTGAAGAGCGGGCCGCCAAAACCTCCCGGGCATTGATGCTCATTGCCGGAGACGGCCACACCAAAATTTTCGGGCCGGATGTGTCCAGCCTGGACCCCAAGACCTGGCATGAAACCATGTCCGGCCAGACCCTGATGCAGGAACTGGTCAAGGCCAAGTTATTGAGCCGGAACATTGACCCGGAGGACAAGGATAAAATCTTAAAGGACGATGACCTCTCCTGGAAATATTTTGACAACCTTCAATTTAATGTGGTCCTTGCCAATCCTCCCTTTGCCGGTGAAATGAAAGACAAAGCCATGCTTGGACATTATGATCTGGCCAAACCGGCGCTAAAGCGGGCCAAAAATAAATCCGCCAAAGAGGAGCGGGATGTCCTGTTCATTGAACGGATTATGAAATTTCTCAAACCCGGTGGCAGGGCGGCTATTGTTCTGCCCCAAGGGAAATTCAACAACTCATCCCTTGCCTTTATCCGGGAGTGGATTTTAAGAAAGGCAAGGCTTCTGGCGGTGGTGGGGCTCCATCCCAATACATTCAAACCCCATACCGGCACAAAAACTTCCGTTCTGTTTGTCCAGAAATACACCGAACAGCAACTGGCTGAAATTGAAAAGGTCAAACAGGAGGTTCAGGCATCATGTCCGGACTATGCAAGTCAAATCAAAGACCTGATTCAGACCCATGTATATGAGACAGATATCCCGGAACAGGAGATTCCTGAAGAGGTCATGGAGATGATTCAGGAAAATTTTTCAGATCCCGAACCCGAAGATCTGGGAATCACCATGGATGAAGAAGATCAGGGTTTCGGCATAGCGGCTGACGGGACCCCGGACCTTGAAGACCAGCTTGAGCAGGCCGGGGAGCAGATCTCGGGCTTGAGAAAAGAAATTCTTAAAACCAAAACCCAGATGATGGACCTGGACAGTGACCTGGAAGCCCTGGATCAAAAAACCGCTCAGGAAATCGACTTGATCTCCCAAAATTGGGAAGGAACCAAAAAAGATCTGAACAAAGAACTCAAGCCCATAAAAGAAAAACTCAAAGCCGATACAAAAACGCTTAAGGCCGAGCAGAAAGAGACCCGGAAAAAGCTTAAAGCCATGATTGTCTCCCTGGAAAAAAATCTGGTTCTTGCAGAAGAGGCTAAAAAGAGATTGACCCTGAAAGGCCGTCTGGAACTGGCTATAGAAGACGGAGAGATGATCGAAGGGTTAAAATTACGCTGGATCGACGCAGAGGTGGCCAAAAAACTGGATTACCCCATTTTCATGGCCGTTAGCGAACGGGGCGGGAAGAACAATTCCGGGGATTATGAATACCAGATGGATTCAGACGGCAATATTCTGGAAGATGCTTCGGGCCAGCCGCTTATCGATCAGGATCTTGTGAATTACAGTTTGAAGCATAATGATTTAAGTGATGCTTCCGCCCTGCCGGAAGAAAGCCTTTGCGTGGCCGAAGCCTTTGTCCGTTTTGCCCAGAAGCATGATCTTGATTTCTGGAGGGTTGGGTGA
- the dndD gene encoding DNA sulfur modification protein DndD has product MKFKKLMIENYKSFQFPTQIHFPQGDDGKSIFLIGGMNGAGKTSIMEAVNFCLYGGKAHDIFNAVNRKEKNLGNVKVAFELVIEMDDCSELIVQRSWSAGAVDSPKANDLQEHLVVVRDGKRVSVRNKQIWQDYIRAAIPPGITQFFFFDGEKIQEIAADDHSEVRLKSSLEAALGIQYINQLSSDMLYLKNEERKGFVEISDDDLEFKQVELKKEKTRLGRKKIEQADLTQELDQFRHQYDEARTRFQAIFNAEPETRELLKEKEKQRIQKSNRLAQLENEIKGLSESVLPFSIAGVFFDDIKKQIEAEHETAEGEAIKAHAGQLAQKIVRAVEEPEPIYKETLSDEKMQELEGRIFKILKEGTAIADVPRILNLSERDAARMLFRIEQFENSDVFLIRPLLEEKQELDAQIKQIEASLQTGAASESEKELFDQLQSEMESCTTQIGRKTEQLRIVEEDIIRLEKQVNIVEEEIEKLYERHDVSKDKADFINECDAIAGLLSQFVVRLRKSKIQLLQEKTFEMYKQLSSKSGLIKDISINDKTYEIKIRDRSGHEIKKSGLSAGEKEVFAVSLLWGLAQTSRLSLPIIVDTPLSRLDSTHRDNIVNNYFPNAGEQVVILSTDTEIDNDYYRLLQPHLNGAVHLEFNQGQELTTVKTGYFWEA; this is encoded by the coding sequence ATGAAATTCAAAAAGTTGATGATTGAAAACTACAAGTCGTTTCAATTTCCCACACAGATCCATTTTCCCCAGGGTGATGACGGGAAAAGTATTTTTTTGATTGGCGGTATGAACGGTGCGGGAAAGACATCCATCATGGAGGCGGTGAATTTCTGTCTTTATGGTGGCAAGGCCCATGATATTTTTAACGCCGTGAACCGGAAAGAAAAAAACTTGGGCAATGTAAAGGTGGCGTTTGAACTGGTTATTGAAATGGATGATTGTTCAGAATTGATTGTCCAACGATCCTGGAGTGCCGGTGCCGTGGATTCTCCCAAAGCCAATGACTTGCAGGAACACCTTGTGGTGGTCCGGGACGGCAAACGGGTATCTGTTCGAAACAAGCAGATATGGCAGGATTATATCCGTGCGGCCATTCCTCCCGGTATTACCCAGTTCTTTTTTTTCGACGGGGAAAAGATCCAGGAGATCGCGGCGGATGATCACTCCGAGGTCAGACTGAAGTCTTCTTTGGAAGCAGCTTTGGGAATACAATATATTAATCAGCTTTCGAGTGACATGCTCTACCTTAAAAATGAAGAGCGCAAAGGTTTTGTGGAAATTTCAGATGATGATCTGGAGTTTAAACAGGTGGAACTTAAAAAAGAAAAGACTCGACTGGGCCGCAAAAAAATAGAACAGGCAGATCTTACCCAGGAACTGGATCAATTCAGGCATCAGTATGATGAAGCCCGGACAAGGTTCCAGGCCATATTCAACGCTGAGCCGGAAACCCGGGAGCTTTTAAAAGAAAAAGAGAAACAGCGGATACAAAAGTCCAACCGACTGGCTCAGTTGGAAAATGAAATCAAAGGATTGAGTGAGAGCGTTCTGCCTTTCAGCATTGCCGGCGTCTTTTTTGACGATATTAAAAAACAGATCGAAGCAGAACATGAAACAGCTGAAGGAGAAGCCATCAAGGCCCATGCCGGACAATTGGCCCAAAAAATTGTTCGTGCGGTGGAAGAGCCCGAACCCATTTACAAAGAGACCCTGTCAGATGAAAAGATGCAGGAGCTTGAAGGGCGTATTTTTAAAATACTGAAAGAGGGGACTGCCATTGCCGATGTGCCCAGGATCCTGAATCTTTCCGAAAGAGATGCGGCAAGAATGCTTTTCCGGATTGAACAGTTTGAAAATTCGGATGTGTTTTTGATTCGGCCGCTATTGGAAGAAAAACAGGAACTTGACGCACAGATCAAGCAGATTGAAGCCAGCCTCCAAACAGGGGCTGCCAGTGAATCTGAAAAAGAGTTATTTGATCAGCTTCAAAGCGAAATGGAAAGCTGTACCACTCAAATCGGACGGAAAACCGAACAGCTGAGAATAGTGGAAGAAGATATCATTCGTCTTGAAAAACAGGTCAATATCGTTGAAGAGGAAATTGAGAAACTGTATGAACGACATGATGTCTCCAAAGACAAGGCGGATTTCATCAATGAGTGTGATGCCATTGCCGGACTGCTGAGCCAGTTTGTTGTCCGGTTAAGAAAGAGCAAGATACAGCTGCTTCAGGAAAAGACCTTTGAAATGTATAAACAGCTCTCCAGCAAAAGCGGGCTGATTAAAGACATCTCTATTAATGATAAAACCTATGAAATAAAAATCAGGGACCGCAGTGGGCATGAAATTAAGAAATCAGGTCTTTCCGCCGGAGAAAAAGAGGTGTTTGCGGTCTCTTTGCTGTGGGGGCTTGCACAAACCAGCCGATTGTCACTTCCCATTATTGTTGATACACCGTTATCCCGTCTGGACAGTACCCACAGGGATAATATCGTCAATAATTACTTCCCCAATGCCGGAGAACAGGTTGTCATTCTGTCCACAGACACGGAAATCGATAATGACTATTACCGGTTACTGCAACCGCATTTAAATGGCGCGGTTCATCTTGAATTTAATCAGGGTCAGGAACTGACAACCGTAAAGACAGGGTATTTCTGGGAGGCTTAA
- a CDS encoding cache domain-containing protein produces MITLADIRDLKFRNKLLISFLIIFVPFILISKTLVYVQSQKLIEACIEKDLNQRATFLKDLIRTAAGIGIKDKLKTIAEKNVEIVDYFYSKYQSGLMDKHQAMQTIEDIVTSQTIGASGYIYCINSMGDVILHPDEQIRGKNISGLDFIHKLMRMKDGYLEYNWGKISKGDDTYPKAVFITYYKPLDWIICVSAYKDDFSHLVDISEINNYTTAFKFQKNGYAFIVDETGNAVMHPFLQGKNLLEQPEAFSRVVKKMINEKSGKIKTSGLSSPDSSLGEQLVIFRYLARYNWIIGVTGPVDGGATSLSRFYALVILDILFFLVMCVCLIYLLSRLLSKPIEKKGKYPDRRDDQCQEISAAQDTLKANELKRQVYFNQSFQLISILSPYGILEDVNESQLAFSQCAATDVLYRPYWDCPWCLHDETCRQDIKLAVDSATSGKAVRLVTTFIDGDKQIREVDISLKPVCNDKDVEFIVAESRDITEIKFVEKERRKLLIQLQKSQKMEAIGTLAGGIAHDFNNILSSIFGYSQLALMTTDSPEKLTYHLNQILKGAQRASDLVKQILTFSRQAGNEKSPLKLHLVVKEAVKLLRSSIPTTIEMVTRVETRDMVNADPSQMHQMIMNLCTNAYHAMMISGGTLTVSLTTVDHIAPEHQNKDYSLPGPFLKLVVEDTGHGMNKETIEKAFDPYFTTKGMGSGTGLGLALVRAIVEEHNGLSLIESIPEQGTSFFVYLPVVTKKDSSPESDTGIDMSVASGKETIMVVDDEPDILALIEELLTKFGYSVHTFSDGRSALDAYQDGHINFDLVITDMTMPKITGIALAKAILSENKNMPIILCSGFNETISKSEVKAIGVKAFLEKPLDTHQLLNTMRKLLDSV; encoded by the coding sequence TTGATCACATTAGCCGACATTCGGGATCTTAAATTCAGAAACAAACTGCTGATTTCGTTTCTCATCATTTTTGTGCCTTTCATATTAATCTCCAAAACACTGGTCTATGTTCAAAGTCAAAAACTGATTGAGGCCTGTATTGAAAAGGATCTTAACCAGCGCGCAACATTTCTCAAGGATTTGATCCGGACAGCGGCAGGCATAGGTATAAAAGACAAGCTTAAAACCATTGCTGAAAAAAATGTTGAGATTGTTGATTATTTTTATTCAAAATATCAATCCGGTCTGATGGACAAGCACCAGGCAATGCAAACCATAGAAGATATCGTCACTTCCCAGACCATTGGTGCAAGCGGCTATATCTACTGCATCAATTCAATGGGTGATGTCATTTTACATCCCGACGAACAAATTCGGGGGAAAAATATTTCCGGGCTTGATTTTATTCACAAATTGATGCGAATGAAAGATGGATATTTGGAGTATAACTGGGGAAAAATTTCCAAGGGGGACGATACATATCCGAAAGCTGTTTTCATAACTTATTATAAACCGCTTGACTGGATTATCTGTGTTTCAGCGTATAAAGACGATTTTTCCCACCTCGTGGATATCAGCGAAATTAATAATTATACAACGGCTTTTAAATTTCAGAAAAACGGGTATGCCTTTATCGTTGATGAAACGGGGAATGCAGTTATGCATCCTTTTCTGCAGGGGAAAAATCTGCTTGAACAGCCCGAAGCTTTTTCCAGGGTTGTTAAAAAAATGATCAATGAAAAATCAGGAAAAATAAAAACGTCCGGGTTGTCTTCCCCGGACAGCTCCTTAGGAGAGCAGCTGGTCATTTTCAGATATCTTGCCCGATACAATTGGATTATTGGTGTCACAGGTCCTGTTGATGGGGGCGCCACGTCTTTAAGCAGATTCTATGCATTGGTTATCCTGGATATTTTATTTTTTCTTGTGATGTGTGTATGTCTAATCTATCTATTGTCTCGATTACTCTCCAAACCCATCGAAAAAAAAGGAAAATATCCTGATCGGCGAGATGATCAGTGTCAAGAAATCAGTGCAGCCCAGGACACCCTTAAAGCCAATGAATTAAAGCGCCAGGTTTATTTTAACCAGTCTTTTCAACTGATATCTATTCTTTCTCCATACGGGATTCTTGAAGATGTCAATGAAAGCCAGCTTGCATTTTCCCAATGCGCGGCAACTGATGTTTTGTACCGGCCTTACTGGGACTGTCCCTGGTGTCTGCATGATGAAACGTGCCGGCAGGACATTAAACTGGCTGTGGACAGTGCGACATCAGGGAAGGCGGTTCGCCTTGTGACCACTTTTATTGATGGTGATAAACAGATAAGAGAAGTTGACATCTCTTTGAAACCTGTATGCAACGACAAAGATGTGGAGTTTATTGTCGCTGAAAGCAGAGATATTACAGAGATCAAATTTGTGGAAAAAGAACGCCGCAAGCTTCTGATCCAATTGCAAAAATCACAAAAAATGGAAGCCATCGGCACTTTGGCCGGAGGAATTGCCCACGATTTCAATAATATTTTGTCCAGCATTTTCGGTTATTCCCAACTGGCTTTGATGACCACAGATAGCCCGGAGAAGCTTACGTATCACCTGAATCAAATTCTTAAAGGTGCCCAGCGGGCATCAGACCTGGTTAAACAGATTCTGACCTTCAGCCGTCAGGCAGGCAACGAAAAAAGTCCGTTGAAACTGCATCTTGTGGTTAAAGAAGCAGTTAAGCTTCTCAGATCTTCCATACCCACCACCATCGAAATGGTGACCCGGGTGGAAACACGAGATATGGTGAATGCAGATCCATCCCAAATGCATCAGATGATCATGAACCTGTGCACAAACGCTTATCATGCAATGATGATATCCGGCGGGACTTTGACGGTAAGTTTGACCACAGTTGATCACATTGCGCCGGAACACCAGAATAAAGATTATTCTCTGCCCGGCCCATTTTTAAAATTGGTGGTGGAAGATACCGGCCACGGTATGAATAAGGAAACCATTGAAAAGGCATTTGATCCCTATTTTACAACCAAAGGGATGGGCTCGGGCACAGGATTGGGGCTTGCCCTGGTCAGGGCCATTGTCGAAGAGCATAATGGCCTTTCCCTCATTGAAAGTATCCCGGAACAAGGGACTTCCTTTTTCGTTTATCTGCCAGTGGTAACGAAAAAGGATTCATCCCCGGAAAGTGACACAGGAATTGATATGTCTGTGGCATCAGGCAAAGAAACCATCATGGTGGTGGATGACGAACCTGATATCCTGGCTTTGATTGAAGAGCTGCTTACTAAATTCGGTTATTCCGTACATACGTTTAGTGATGGACGAAGCGCCCTGGATGCCTACCAGGATGGTCATATCAACTTTGATCTGGTGATCACAGACATGACGATGCCTAAGATCACAGGGATTGCCCTGGCAAAAGCCATTTTGTCGGAAAATAAAAATATGCCGATAATTCTATGTTCCGGCTTTAATGAAACCATTTCCAAGTCCGAGGTCAAAGCAATCGGTGTCAAGGCCTTTCTTGAAAAGCCTTTGGATACACACCAGTTGCTTAACACCATGAGAAAATTATTAGATAGTGTTTGA